From one Chryseobacterium sp. 3008163 genomic stretch:
- a CDS encoding SPOR domain-containing protein, which produces MRNFIKIFSVLSIFGFYTFDAQQVVKRDTLSGTELVMTMDSRVSDAMGSLEEKCARVPVNNSTHTDYDAPARPPKIFVPSRELTNAEVCRKNPRILGFKIQITTVKSNEEANEVKAYFRKRFPNLKVETDASLRPNYKILAGSYFTKQSAAADLSRVREYFKSAVAVQYRIFCAEAK; this is translated from the coding sequence ATGAGAAATTTCATAAAAATATTTTCAGTACTTTCTATCTTTGGTTTTTATACCTTTGATGCCCAACAGGTTGTAAAGAGAGATACATTGTCCGGAACAGAGCTGGTAATGACGATGGATTCGCGAGTGAGCGATGCAATGGGTAGTCTTGAAGAGAAATGTGCAAGAGTTCCGGTGAATAATTCTACGCATACAGATTACGATGCTCCGGCGAGACCACCTAAAATTTTTGTTCCAAGTAGGGAGTTGACGAACGCAGAAGTTTGTAGAAAAAACCCAAGAATTTTAGGATTCAAAATTCAGATTACAACGGTAAAAAGTAATGAGGAGGCAAACGAAGTGAAAGCCTATTTCAGAAAAAGATTCCCGAATCTGAAAGTTGAAACTGATGCATCTTTAAGACCAAATTACAAGATTTTAGCAGGAAGTTATTTTACAAAACAAAGTGCTGCGGCTGATCTTTCAAGAGTAAGAGAATACTTCAAATCTGCGGTTGCTGTACAATACAGAATTTTTTGTGCTGAAGCGAAATAG
- a CDS encoding DUF3341 domain-containing protein, with protein sequence MSTTKIVYGLYADDDDLMNGVKAFNDKGIAINEVYTPFPVHGLDKALGLKKTRISDAAFIYALYGVSIGATVTWYVMNHDWPQNIGGKPAFEWSRNMPAFVVPMFELMVFCAAHMMSLTFLVRNKMYPGAPAQNPDPRTTDDKFMMEFITEDVESIKQLLVDTGVEEITVKDA encoded by the coding sequence ATGAGCACCACTAAAATTGTATACGGACTTTATGCGGACGACGACGATCTAATGAACGGAGTTAAAGCATTCAACGATAAAGGAATCGCAATAAACGAAGTTTATACTCCATTCCCTGTTCACGGGCTAGATAAAGCTTTAGGTTTAAAGAAAACAAGAATTTCTGATGCTGCATTTATCTACGCTTTGTATGGTGTAAGTATTGGCGCAACAGTTACTTGGTACGTTATGAATCATGACTGGCCTCAGAATATTGGTGGTAAACCAGCTTTTGAATGGTCCAGAAACATGCCTGCATTTGTAGTTCCAATGTTTGAATTAATGGTGTTCTGTGCAGCACACATGATGTCTCTAACTTTCTTAGTTAGAAACAAAATGTATCCTGGTGCTCCGGCTCAGAACCCAGATCCAAGAACTACAGATGATAAATTCATGATGGAATTTATTACTGAAGATGTAGAATCTATTAAGCAGCTGCTTGTTGATACGGGAGTTGAAGAAATAACTGTTAAAGATGCTTAA
- a CDS encoding protein adenylyltransferase SelO encodes MNLQNIKQPFLEIFPGDFSKNPIQRNTPKVLFSTINPVGFDEPKLIIFNEKLSEEIGLGKLNDNDFDFLVGNNLPENIKTYATAYAGHQFGNWAGQLGDGRAILAGEIENNEGLKTEIQWKGAGATPYSRHADGRAVLRSSVREYLMSEAMHHLGIPTTRGLSLCFTGENVVRDMMYSGNPQEEKGAVVVRTAESFLRFGHFELMSAQKEIDTLQKLADFTIKNYFPEITTEGEQKYKDFFQSVCTKTADLMVEWFRVGFVHGVMNTDNMSILGLTIDFGPFSMMDEYDLNFTPNTTDLPGRRYAFGKQGQISQWNLWQLANALFALIKDEKFLEETLNSYGSYFWEAHDKMLCKKFGFDELKETDEDFFTNWQGLMQELQLDYTLFFNVLEKIDAVSDLKGDFQKISYTILDEIKLRKLENFIEQYQLRLKSNTISKEESLHLMMKTNPKFLLRNYLLFECIEEINEGKTEMLEKLTTALENPYEEILSEFSVKRPSTYDDISGCSMLSCSS; translated from the coding sequence AAACTTTCCGAAGAAATAGGTTTAGGAAAATTGAATGATAACGATTTTGATTTTCTTGTCGGAAATAATTTACCTGAGAATATAAAAACCTATGCCACCGCCTATGCCGGACATCAGTTTGGAAACTGGGCAGGACAATTGGGTGACGGAAGAGCTATTCTTGCCGGAGAAATAGAAAACAATGAAGGTCTGAAAACTGAAATCCAATGGAAAGGCGCGGGAGCAACACCATACTCCAGACACGCCGACGGAAGAGCAGTTTTAAGATCTTCTGTCAGAGAATATTTAATGAGCGAAGCCATGCATCATTTAGGAATTCCGACAACGAGAGGACTGAGCTTGTGCTTCACTGGGGAAAATGTGGTACGTGATATGATGTACAGCGGAAATCCGCAGGAAGAAAAAGGTGCAGTGGTGGTAAGAACTGCAGAAAGTTTCCTTCGTTTTGGTCATTTTGAACTGATGTCTGCTCAAAAAGAAATTGACACTTTGCAGAAATTGGCAGATTTCACGATCAAAAATTACTTTCCCGAAATCACTACCGAAGGCGAACAAAAATACAAAGACTTCTTCCAATCTGTTTGTACTAAAACTGCAGATTTAATGGTAGAATGGTTCAGAGTTGGTTTCGTACATGGCGTGATGAATACCGACAACATGTCGATTCTCGGTTTGACAATTGACTTTGGACCATTTTCGATGATGGATGAATATGATTTGAACTTCACACCAAACACAACCGATCTTCCCGGAAGAAGATATGCTTTTGGGAAACAGGGTCAAATTTCTCAATGGAATCTTTGGCAATTGGCCAATGCTCTTTTTGCTTTAATTAAAGATGAAAAATTTCTCGAAGAAACGTTGAATTCTTACGGAAGCTATTTTTGGGAAGCTCATGACAAAATGCTTTGCAAGAAATTCGGTTTTGATGAATTGAAAGAAACTGACGAAGATTTCTTCACCAATTGGCAAGGTCTTATGCAGGAACTTCAGTTAGATTACACTTTATTTTTTAATGTCTTAGAAAAAATTGATGCTGTTTCTGATTTAAAAGGAGACTTCCAAAAAATTTCTTACACCATTTTAGATGAAATTAAATTAAGAAAGCTTGAAAATTTCATTGAACAATATCAATTACGCCTTAAAAGTAATACAATTTCAAAAGAAGAGTCATTACATTTAATGATGAAAACAAACCCGAAATTTCTTTTGAGAAACTATCTTTTATTTGAGTGCATCGAAGAAATCAACGAAGGAAAAACCGAAATGCTGGAAAAACTAACAACGGCATTAGAAAATCCTTACGAAGAAATCCTCTCTGAATTTTCGGTGAAAAGACCTTCGACTTATGATGACATTAGTGGATGTTCTATGCTTTCTTGTAGTTCTTAG
- a CDS encoding TAT-variant-translocated molybdopterin oxidoreductase: MASNKIQFRSIHELKDPSLNGKLALKEFQEEIPVEDFLGDAEKSDASTTRRDFLKLLGFSTAAVTLAACEAPVIKTIPYVVKPHDIIPGVPNYYASTYFDGFDFASVLVKTREGRPIKIDPNPAAGDLGKTNARAQASVLSLYDNDKVKQPKFEGKDETFDKVDDFVIKGLEEAKASGKRIVLLSHSFASPTFKKLFAEFKAKYPTAELVTYDAIPYAASLDAAQEVFGQRALPVYDLKGSELVVAFQADFLGEYNAASLETSYAVARKPGANMLRHIQVESNMSLTGANADSRYRLKPSAVNKTLVEVYNAIVGGGSSDKLANELAKELSAKGSKAVVFADGSKGAQVLAHLINQKLGSVAFTGKANFLKEFDKARFQEFLGWVNGGQVGVLITNNVDPIYSHHKGQDFKKSLAKVPYVIAVADKKNEMYKAAKAVIPVANWLESWGDIEPQSGVYSLMQPTIQKIYKSRQIEESLLVWKNGKNNAANNYYDYLKANSASVLGGTSFNKALYNGIVASTNATTLSYAGGNAAQAVAELGNFKASDLELVLYTKTSIGDGTQANNPWLQELPDPLTRMSWDNYLTISPKDAKDLGIENDLNARMQLDGSIVNLTVNGVTIKDVPVFIQPGQADGSVGLALGYGKKDSGATADTGVNAYPLFDGSNLVISNVKIEKTGESHEFAGIQLQNTLMGRYDIAKEVPLTEYLNVAFDDEHHGWNKPLEYHTISGALPAGKIDLWDAFDDTDGPHFNLSVDLNSCTGCGACIIACQAENNVPVVGKEEIRMSRDMYWLRIDRYYSAKEKIETKEGVERGLNVPQLYDILIEPNESPDVIFQPVMCQHCNHAPCETVCPVAATSHGKQGQNHMAYNRCIGTRYCANNCPYKVRRFNWFTYNLNDRFDFNQNNDLGRMVLNPDVVVRTRGVMEKCSLCIQQTQATILNAKKENRKVTDNEFKNSVACASACSTGSLMFGDMNDKESEVRELYSSNRRYHLLEEIGTKPNVFYHTKVRNRAEN, from the coding sequence ATGGCTTCAAACAAAATACAATTTAGAAGTATTCACGAACTTAAAGACCCTTCCCTAAACGGTAAGCTGGCTCTTAAAGAGTTCCAAGAAGAAATTCCGGTAGAAGATTTCTTAGGAGATGCTGAGAAAAGTGATGCTAGTACAACAAGAAGAGATTTCTTGAAGTTATTAGGATTCTCTACTGCAGCAGTTACTTTAGCAGCTTGTGAGGCACCGGTAATCAAAACAATTCCTTATGTGGTAAAACCGCATGATATTATTCCGGGAGTTCCTAACTATTACGCTTCAACATATTTTGACGGTTTCGATTTCGCAAGTGTTTTAGTAAAAACCAGAGAAGGGAGACCTATCAAAATTGATCCGAATCCGGCAGCTGGTGATTTAGGTAAAACTAACGCAAGAGCTCAGGCAAGTGTACTTTCTCTTTATGATAATGATAAAGTAAAACAACCTAAGTTTGAAGGGAAAGACGAAACTTTTGATAAAGTAGATGATTTTGTAATCAAAGGTTTAGAAGAAGCTAAAGCTTCAGGTAAAAGAATCGTTTTATTATCTCACTCTTTTGCTTCGCCGACATTCAAAAAATTATTTGCTGAATTTAAAGCTAAATATCCTACCGCTGAACTGGTAACTTATGATGCAATTCCTTACGCTGCTTCTTTGGATGCTGCACAGGAAGTATTCGGACAGAGAGCTTTACCTGTTTATGACCTTAAAGGTTCTGAATTGGTGGTTGCTTTCCAAGCAGATTTCTTAGGAGAATACAATGCAGCAAGTTTAGAGACTTCTTACGCTGTAGCAAGAAAGCCGGGAGCAAACATGTTGAGACACATTCAGGTGGAATCAAACATGTCATTGACAGGTGCTAATGCAGATTCAAGATACAGATTAAAGCCAAGTGCTGTAAACAAAACTTTGGTTGAAGTTTACAACGCAATCGTTGGAGGTGGCTCTTCAGATAAATTAGCTAACGAGCTTGCTAAAGAATTATCAGCAAAAGGCAGCAAAGCTGTAGTTTTCGCTGATGGTTCTAAAGGTGCTCAGGTTTTAGCTCACTTAATCAACCAAAAATTAGGATCAGTAGCTTTCACTGGTAAAGCAAACTTCCTAAAAGAGTTTGACAAAGCAAGATTCCAGGAATTTTTAGGATGGGTAAATGGCGGACAAGTTGGTGTTTTAATCACGAACAACGTTGACCCAATTTATTCTCACCACAAAGGACAAGATTTCAAAAAATCTTTAGCTAAAGTTCCTTACGTTATTGCTGTCGCAGACAAGAAAAATGAAATGTATAAAGCAGCGAAGGCTGTAATTCCTGTAGCTAACTGGCTAGAATCTTGGGGTGATATTGAGCCTCAGTCTGGAGTTTATTCATTAATGCAGCCAACGATCCAGAAAATTTACAAATCAAGACAGATTGAAGAATCTCTATTGGTTTGGAAAAACGGAAAGAACAACGCAGCAAACAATTATTACGATTATTTAAAAGCGAATTCAGCTTCTGTTTTAGGTGGAACTTCATTCAATAAAGCTTTGTATAATGGTATCGTAGCTTCTACTAATGCAACTACTTTATCTTACGCTGGCGGAAACGCTGCACAGGCTGTTGCTGAACTAGGAAACTTTAAAGCTTCAGATTTAGAATTAGTTTTATATACTAAGACTTCAATAGGTGACGGAACTCAGGCAAACAATCCTTGGTTGCAGGAATTACCGGATCCATTGACAAGAATGTCTTGGGACAATTACTTAACGATTTCTCCGAAAGATGCGAAAGATTTAGGTATAGAAAATGATCTGAATGCAAGAATGCAGTTAGACGGTTCTATTGTAAATCTTACAGTAAACGGAGTAACAATAAAAGACGTTCCTGTATTTATTCAGCCGGGACAAGCAGACGGATCAGTAGGTCTTGCGCTTGGTTATGGTAAAAAAGATTCGGGAGCAACTGCAGATACAGGGGTAAATGCTTATCCTTTATTTGATGGTTCAAATCTTGTTATTTCTAATGTTAAAATAGAAAAAACAGGTGAAAGCCACGAGTTTGCAGGTATTCAGCTTCAAAACACTCTAATGGGTCGTTATGATATTGCTAAAGAAGTTCCGTTAACGGAATACTTAAATGTAGCATTTGATGATGAACACCACGGATGGAACAAGCCATTGGAATATCACACCATCAGCGGTGCATTACCAGCAGGTAAAATTGACCTTTGGGATGCATTTGATGATACAGACGGTCCTCACTTTAACTTATCAGTTGACTTGAACTCTTGTACTGGTTGTGGAGCATGTATTATTGCTTGTCAGGCAGAAAACAATGTTCCAGTTGTTGGTAAAGAAGAGATCAGAATGTCTAGAGATATGTACTGGTTGAGAATTGACCGTTACTATTCTGCAAAAGAAAAAATCGAGACTAAAGAAGGTGTTGAAAGAGGCTTAAATGTTCCTCAATTGTACGACATCTTGATTGAACCAAATGAAAGTCCAGATGTAATCTTCCAGCCGGTAATGTGTCAGCACTGTAACCACGCTCCTTGTGAAACGGTATGTCCGGTAGCGGCTACTTCACACGGTAAGCAAGGTCAAAACCACATGGCATACAACAGATGTATTGGTACAAGATATTGTGCAAACAACTGTCCGTACAAAGTAAGACGTTTCAACTGGTTTACATATAACCTGAATGACCGTTTTGATTTTAATCAAAATAACGATTTAGGAAGAATGGTACTTAACCCGGATGTTGTTGTAAGAACAAGAGGGGTAATGGAAAAATGTTCATTGTGTATCCAACAAACTCAGGCTACCATCTTAAATGCTAAGAAGGAAAACAGAAAAGTAACAGATAATGAATTTAAAAATTCAGTAGCTTGTGCTTCGGCTTGTTCAACAGGATCACTGATGTTTGGAGACATGAATGACAAAGAATCTGAAGTGAGAGAATTATATTCTAGCAACAGAAGATATCATTTACTTGAAGAGATCGGCACAAAACCAAACGTGTTCTATCACACTAAAGTAAGAAACAGAGCAGAAAATTAA
- a CDS encoding T9SS type A sorting domain-containing protein, with protein sequence MKKVLLSLGILSCLSINAQTLLSEGFEGTTFPPTGWTATSTVATRPWQATPLPVSVSTWFTLAGTKSAGVDYTNQANTANLVTPSFSLVGAASPILKFKVTVGWVYMIRDNAGDLLVQISTNGGSLWTNLWNEDNQVGWSDDGDGLDATDTYQNINVQINLSPYIGQANVQVRFRYVANDADAVAIDDVQVLATTLSTDEVSKSKTSIYPNPTKGEINIKTDKKIKSSTVYDLTGKVLLQTNSEKVNINSFTKGTYLLKVEFADGSTQSEKILKD encoded by the coding sequence ATGAAAAAAGTTTTACTCTCTTTAGGAATTCTATCTTGTCTATCAATTAATGCACAGACATTACTATCAGAAGGATTTGAGGGAACTACGTTTCCACCGACAGGATGGACAGCTACTTCTACTGTAGCGACCCGACCTTGGCAAGCTACCCCCCTTCCGGTGAGTGTATCGACCTGGTTTACTTTAGCAGGAACAAAATCTGCAGGAGTAGACTATACTAATCAGGCAAATACCGCAAATTTAGTAACTCCATCTTTTAGCTTAGTTGGAGCAGCTAGCCCAATTCTGAAATTTAAGGTAACAGTAGGTTGGGTTTACATGATTCGTGATAATGCAGGAGATTTATTAGTACAAATTTCTACCAATGGAGGGTCATTATGGACCAATTTATGGAATGAAGACAATCAGGTGGGTTGGTCTGATGATGGTGATGGCTTAGATGCTACTGACACTTATCAAAATATTAATGTACAAATCAACTTATCTCCATACATAGGACAAGCGAATGTTCAAGTAAGGTTTAGGTATGTTGCAAATGATGCAGATGCAGTTGCAATAGATGACGTACAAGTTTTAGCAACAACGCTATCAACCGACGAAGTTTCAAAATCTAAAACAAGCATTTATCCTAATCCAACAAAAGGAGAAATCAATATCAAAACTGATAAAAAGATAAAATCTTCTACTGTATATGATCTTACAGGAAAAGTACTATTACAAACAAATTCAGAAAAAGTAAATATCAATTCTTTCACAAAAGGAACATATTTATTAAAAGTTGAGTTTGCTGACGGCAGTACTCAGTCTGAAAAAATATTGAAAGACTAA
- the nrfD gene encoding NrfD/PsrC family molybdoenzyme membrane anchor subunit, translating to MSGHYEAPIREPLIIGHKTYHDITEDIARPIEERAGKLWWVSLYAALVLFIYGFGCIAYTIGTGIGAWGLNRTINWGWDITNFVWWVGIGHAGTLISAVLLLFRQRWRMSVNRSAEAMTIFAVVQAAIFPVIHMGRVWVGYWVFPLPNQFGSLWGNFNSPLLWDVFAISTYFSVSTVFWFMGLIPDFAMIRDRAKTPWTKKIYTFLAFGWGGKAKHWQRFEELSLVLAGLATPLVFSVHTTVSFDFATSVIKGWHSTIYPPYFVAGAIFSGFAMVQTLLLIARKVCHLEDYITMYHIEIMNIVIILTGGMVTVAYGTEYFIGWYSGSRYEDFTYLSPGAATGPYWWAFWALITCNLIIPALFWFKRIRTNIIATFVIALIINIGMWFERFDIIVINLSRDYLPGSWTMFKPTIIDVGVYLGTIGFFSVLFLLYARTFPVIAQAELKSILKISGETYKAKEGDEHH from the coding sequence ATGTCAGGACATTACGAAGCTCCGATAAGGGAACCTCTGATTATTGGTCACAAAACTTATCACGATATCACAGAAGATATTGCACGACCTATCGAAGAAAGAGCAGGAAAATTATGGTGGGTATCACTATATGCAGCCTTAGTTCTATTCATCTACGGATTCGGCTGTATCGCCTACACTATCGGGACAGGTATTGGAGCATGGGGGCTTAACAGAACTATTAACTGGGGTTGGGATATTACCAACTTCGTATGGTGGGTAGGTATCGGTCACGCCGGAACACTTATCTCCGCAGTATTATTATTATTTAGACAGCGTTGGAGAATGTCTGTAAACCGTTCAGCGGAAGCGATGACGATCTTCGCAGTTGTACAGGCAGCAATCTTCCCGGTTATCCACATGGGTAGAGTTTGGGTAGGATATTGGGTATTCCCTCTTCCTAACCAGTTTGGTTCTCTTTGGGGGAACTTTAACTCTCCTCTACTTTGGGACGTATTTGCAATCTCAACATATTTCTCAGTATCAACAGTATTCTGGTTTATGGGATTGATTCCTGACTTTGCAATGATCAGAGACAGAGCAAAAACTCCTTGGACTAAGAAAATTTATACATTCCTTGCCTTTGGTTGGGGTGGTAAAGCAAAACACTGGCAGAGATTCGAAGAATTATCTTTGGTATTGGCAGGTTTGGCTACTCCATTAGTATTCTCGGTACACACGACGGTATCTTTTGACTTTGCTACGTCAGTAATTAAAGGATGGCACTCTACGATTTATCCTCCTTACTTCGTTGCAGGAGCAATCTTCTCAGGATTTGCAATGGTACAGACCCTATTGTTGATCGCTAGAAAAGTTTGTCATCTAGAGGACTACATCACAATGTATCATATTGAAATTATGAACATCGTAATCATCTTAACAGGTGGTATGGTAACGGTAGCTTACGGAACAGAATATTTCATCGGATGGTACTCTGGTTCTCGATATGAAGATTTTACTTATCTTTCTCCGGGTGCTGCAACAGGACCGTACTGGTGGGCTTTCTGGGCATTGATTACATGTAACTTGATTATTCCTGCATTATTCTGGTTCAAGAGAATAAGAACAAATATTATTGCAACATTTGTTATCGCATTGATCATCAACATCGGTATGTGGTTTGAGCGTTTTGACATCATCGTTATCAACCTTTCAAGAGATTACTTGCCAGGATCTTGGACGATGTTTAAACCAACCATTATCGACGTAGGTGTATACTTAGGAACTATCGGATTCTTCTCTGTATTATTCTTATTATATGCAAGAACATTCCCTGTAATTGCACAGGCCGAATTAAAATCGATTTTGAAAATCTCAGGTGAAACTTATAAAGCAAAAGAAGGAGATGAGCACCACTAA
- a CDS encoding c-type cytochrome produces the protein MISWRKHYKKGLIAIGLLLSTSASIYGQEGDPANGEKLFKANCTACHALDKQVVGPALKGVVERLKSEQGLDTAWLHKWIKDNKALRASGDKYANEVFEKYNKTEMQVFPNLADKDIDDILAYTTNPPAPVVEEPKNPTTETAGAAPANNTTSSIVIISLLAIAALLVWILVKLRQLVKLGQSDDLAGLNETRVKSFSEIYEKYHYIGKGLLAVLAILATYGVWNWIMWIGVYKGYKPEQPIYFSHKIHAGENKIDCQLCHSSAKYGKVSEIPSMNVCMNCHRTISEYKGKYIEPGKDKAFYDGEIQKIYAATGWDAEKQQYTGKTTPVEWTRIHNMPDFVYFNHSQHVVAGEQAIINSFNKKNPDNKIDVVCKACHGKIDTMNVVQMANDFTMGWCIECHRTTEVDMNNGYNKEYFKNLHEKLKKQYPQDGGKITVDAIGGLECGKCHY, from the coding sequence ATGATTAGTTGGAGAAAGCATTATAAAAAAGGGCTGATTGCGATAGGTTTATTGCTATCAACAAGTGCTTCAATTTACGGGCAAGAGGGCGATCCTGCAAATGGTGAGAAACTTTTTAAGGCAAACTGTACGGCATGTCACGCTTTAGACAAACAAGTTGTAGGACCAGCATTGAAAGGTGTGGTAGAAAGACTTAAATCTGAGCAGGGACTAGATACAGCTTGGCTTCACAAGTGGATTAAAGACAACAAAGCACTTAGAGCTTCTGGCGATAAGTATGCTAACGAAGTTTTTGAAAAGTACAACAAGACTGAAATGCAGGTCTTTCCTAATCTTGCAGATAAGGATATTGACGATATTTTAGCGTATACAACTAATCCTCCTGCACCTGTTGTAGAAGAACCTAAAAATCCGACAACAGAAACAGCTGGTGCTGCACCAGCAAACAATACTACTTCAAGTATCGTTATCATTTCACTTTTAGCAATTGCTGCTTTATTGGTTTGGATCTTAGTCAAACTGAGACAGTTAGTGAAATTAGGTCAGTCTGATGATTTAGCTGGACTTAACGAAACAAGAGTAAAATCTTTCAGTGAAATCTACGAAAAATACCACTACATCGGTAAAGGTCTTTTAGCTGTTTTAGCGATCTTGGCTACTTATGGTGTATGGAACTGGATCATGTGGATCGGTGTTTACAAAGGATATAAGCCTGAACAACCTATCTACTTCTCTCACAAAATTCACGCTGGAGAAAACAAAATCGACTGTCAATTGTGTCACTCAAGTGCTAAATACGGTAAGGTTTCTGAAATCCCTTCTATGAACGTTTGTATGAACTGTCACAGAACAATTTCTGAGTACAAAGGTAAATACATTGAGCCAGGAAAAGATAAAGCATTCTACGATGGAGAAATCCAGAAGATTTATGCTGCAACTGGTTGGGATGCAGAAAAACAACAGTACACAGGTAAAACAACTCCTGTAGAATGGACAAGAATTCATAATATGCCAGATTTCGTTTACTTCAACCACTCTCAGCACGTAGTAGCAGGTGAACAAGCGATTATCAACTCATTCAACAAGAAAAATCCTGACAACAAGATTGATGTTGTGTGTAAAGCATGTCACGGAAAAATTGATACAATGAATGTGGTACAAATGGCAAACGACTTCACTATGGGATGGTGTATCGAATGTCACAGAACTACAGAAGTTGATATGAACAACGGTTATAATAAAGAATACTTCAAAAATCTACACGAAAAGCTTAAAAAGCAATACCCTCAAGATGGTGGTAAGATTACTGTAGATGCAATTGGAGGTCTTGAGTGTGGTAAATGTCATTATTAA
- a CDS encoding DUF6080 domain-containing protein, which translates to MSIKSKFLNFFKIVFPSTFFELGIFIFFLTAYGILGSYIALNYRIIFDSRIPWDAYFSFDNKAIIMTGGSFERHPLSYYFFNWMRDSVLFFTNGKTDVNFRLILTWLSNFIISLSLVQIYKYLKNIIRLPLLINLLIVFFFSLFSTNILLSFTPETYTYTLFLLVLFNYYTAIKFKKDGKIAGSALVLAGVTIGGLTVTNIVKIFIPIIFEKGLFKSWKKFGNAAFRVILSCGVFILLYLNRIDFKYQNILSKSGEQYEKFSNVKSTPIWDMIYSYFFGGNILFPSFFIREKHNMKGFYFKAIFMETYSTAFAYIFIGLILGFVLWSYFKNFKNKLVQILMISFLVDIAIHCIFRFGLHTSYIYGGHFIFVYPLLIGWLFFAYGDSPKTLSFLTISIGILTVYLLLNNYHRMIDFFEFLNKYYQ; encoded by the coding sequence GTGTCTATCAAATCAAAATTTTTAAACTTTTTTAAAATTGTTTTTCCTTCTACATTTTTTGAGTTGGGAATTTTCATCTTCTTTTTAACTGCCTACGGAATTTTGGGCTCATACATTGCACTCAACTATCGAATTATTTTCGACAGCAGAATTCCCTGGGATGCGTATTTCAGTTTTGACAATAAAGCCATCATTATGACCGGCGGAAGCTTTGAAAGACACCCACTTTCCTACTACTTTTTCAATTGGATGCGAGATTCTGTTTTGTTTTTTACGAATGGAAAAACGGATGTAAATTTCAGATTAATTCTGACTTGGTTAAGCAATTTTATTATCAGTTTAAGCTTGGTTCAGATTTATAAATATCTAAAAAATATCATTAGACTTCCATTATTGATCAATTTATTGATTGTTTTCTTTTTCAGTTTATTTTCAACGAATATTCTTCTTTCTTTCACGCCGGAAACATATACCTACACGCTGTTTTTATTGGTTCTATTCAATTATTACACCGCTATTAAATTTAAAAAAGACGGAAAAATTGCGGGTTCTGCATTGGTACTTGCTGGAGTAACAATCGGTGGGCTGACCGTAACAAATATTGTTAAAATATTTATCCCAATCATTTTTGAAAAAGGCCTATTTAAGAGCTGGAAAAAATTTGGAAATGCAGCTTTCCGAGTGATCCTATCTTGTGGAGTTTTTATTCTTTTATATCTGAACCGGATTGATTTTAAGTATCAAAACATCCTTTCGAAATCTGGCGAACAGTATGAAAAGTTCTCGAATGTGAAGTCGACGCCGATTTGGGATATGATTTATTCTTATTTTTTTGGAGGAAATATCCTTTTCCCAAGTTTTTTCATCCGAGAAAAACACAATATGAAAGGTTTTTACTTTAAAGCCATCTTCATGGAGACTTACTCTACCGCATTTGCTTACATTTTCATCGGACTGATTTTAGGATTTGTTTTGTGGAGTTATTTTAAAAACTTCAAGAACAAATTGGTTCAGATTCTTATGATTTCATTTTTGGTAGATATTGCCATTCACTGCATCTTCAGATTTGGCCTTCACACCTCGTATATCTACGGCGGGCACTTTATTTTTGTTTATCCATTACTGATAGGTTGGCTATTTTTCGCATACGGAGATTCACCAAAAACATTGTCTTTTCTGACAATAAGTATCGGTATTTTAACAGTTTATTTGCTACTAAACAATTACCACCGTATGATAGATTTCTTTGAATTTCTAAACAAATACTACCAATAA